The genome window ATTTCACCGTCCGCTGTCCATGCCGACACTTCAAGTGACGGCGGCAAATTGCCTTTGTTCACGATAAGAGAATGATACCTGGCCGCCCGGAAAGGATTCGGAAGCCCTTTGAAAATCGTCCTGTCATCATGATAAATGAGGGACGTCTTTCCATGCATGAGTTGTTTTGCGCGGATCACTTCCCCTCCATAGGCTTCAGCGATTGCCTGGTGGCCGAGGCACACACCATAAATCGGCACTGTACCTCTTAACGTTCGAATTGCCTCAAGAAGAATTCCTGATTCCTCCGGGCGGCCCGGGCCCGGTGACAGCAAGAGGAGGTCGGGATTTAACCGCTTGATTTCTTCTGCAGTTATCCTGTCGTTTCTCCTCACTGTCACATCATGGCCTGCTTCACCGATGTATTGCACGAGATTGTATGTGAAGGAATCGTAGTTATCCAATACGAATATGTTCACTTTGCTTCTCTCCCCTTCCTCGTCTCTTCTCATCTCATGTCATCTCAGCAAAAAACAATTGTTTCATTTTCGTCCGAGTAATTGTTTGATATCTTCTCTGAATGATGCCAGCGCCTCTTCTTTTAATTCCGGATTTTGCAAAGCAGCTGACCGTTCTTTAATCATTTTCACAATCTTGCTTCCGATAATGACTCCATCACAGTGGCGATTCAGCATTTTTACCTGGTCAGGGCTTGATACACCAAACCCGACTGCGACCGGGACACGGCTATGTTTTTTTGCAATTTCGAGAAAAGCGCCGACATCTTCATTCAATCCCGACCGTTCCCCTGTTACACCGAGTGAAGAAACACAGTACAGAAACCCTTCCGCCTGTGATGCTATTTTTTGAATCCGATCGTTGGAGTTCGGTGCAACGAGCGAAATGTACTCTAGTCCCGCTTCCTTTGCAAGCTTCCTTAACGTCCCGCTTTCTTCGAAAGGGAGATCAGGCACAAGCAGGCCGTTTGCACCCTTTTCTTTCAACAGCTGAATGAACCGCTCTTCTCCCAGCTGTAGAACCGGATTGTAATATGTGAAAATGACAACCGGAATGGAAAGACCCTTTTGCCTCATTAGCGGGACAAGATCAATTGCTTTGCGCAGGGTCATGCCCCCTGCCAGAGCCCGGTTGGCGGCTTCCTGAATGACAGGACCGTCGGCAAGGGGATCTGAATAAGGAATGCCCAATTCAAGAAGATCTGCCCCTGCCTCCTCGAGCGAGTGTGCTATCTCAATGGTCGTGTCCGCCGCCGGGTCACCTGCCATGATAAACGGGATGAACAAATCCGATTTTTTCATCTGCTTTCTGTTCGTTTCAACGGCTGGCTGCACGTGCTGTCCCTCCTTCTTCAAATGTTCGGAATAGAGTATTCATGTCTTTGTCTCCCCTGCCGGAGATGTTGATGACGATCGAACTGCCAGAGGACATTTCTGACGCTTCCTTAAAAGCAGCCGCACAGGCGTGTGCACTTTCAAGAGCTGGAATGATACCTTCTTCCTGTGCCAGCAGAGATAAGGCATCAAGCGCTTCCTGATCTGTCGCCTGTTCATATCTGGCCCGTCCGCTTTCATGCAGATGGGCATGCTCGGGTCCAATACCCGGATAGTCAAGGCCTGCAGAAATTGAATACGGTTCGGTGATCAGCCCGTTTTCATCCTGGAGAAGATAAGTAAGCGAGCCGTGAATGACACCTTGATTCCCACGGGCAAGCGTAGCGGCATGCTCGCCAGTATCAATCCCGCGTCCTGCTGCTTCGACACCGATCAGTTCCACTCCGTCTTTCAGGAAGGGATAAAAAATGCCGATTGCATTACTGCCGCCTCCTACACATGCATAAATGCGATCCGGAAGTTTTCCTTCAGCTGCAAGAAACTGGCGCTTCGTCTCATCCCCGATCACCCGCTGAAAATCACGGACCATTTTCGGATAAGGATGAGGGCCGACAACTGAACCGATCAAATAAAAGTGGTCGTCGCAATGT of Bacillus marinisedimentorum contains these proteins:
- the trpB gene encoding tryptophan synthase subunit beta → MSISYPDLQGRFGSFGGKFVPETLMGPIKELEEELNIAMKDERFLADYRHVLQHYAGRETPLTYADKLTDKLGGAKIYLKREDLNHTGAHKLNNAIGQALLARRMGKTKIIAETGAGQHGVAAATVAAKFGLECKVFMGEEDIARQQLNVFRIQLLGAEVVPVSSGNRTLKDATNEAIRYWAAHCDDHFYLIGSVVGPHPYPKMVRDFQRVIGDETKRQFLAAEGKLPDRIYACVGGGSNAIGIFYPFLKDGVELIGVEAAGRGIDTGEHAATLARGNQGVIHGSLTYLLQDENGLITEPYSISAGLDYPGIGPEHAHLHESGRARYEQATDQEALDALSLLAQEEGIIPALESAHACAAAFKEASEMSSGSSIVINISGRGDKDMNTLFRTFEEGGTARAASR
- a CDS encoding anthranilate synthase component II codes for the protein MRRDEEGERSKVNIFVLDNYDSFTYNLVQYIGEAGHDVTVRRNDRITAEEIKRLNPDLLLLSPGPGRPEESGILLEAIRTLRGTVPIYGVCLGHQAIAEAYGGEVIRAKQLMHGKTSLIYHDDRTIFKGLPNPFRAARYHSLIVNKGNLPPSLEVSAWTADGEIMGLRHAADMVEGVQFHPESIMTEHGRQQLSFGSLAGVVEPAG
- the trpA gene encoding tryptophan synthase subunit alpha; the encoded protein is MKKSDLFIPFIMAGDPAADTTIEIAHSLEEAGADLLELGIPYSDPLADGPVIQEAANRALAGGMTLRKAIDLVPLMRQKGLSIPVVIFTYYNPVLQLGEERFIQLLKEKGANGLLVPDLPFEESGTLRKLAKEAGLEYISLVAPNSNDRIQKIASQAEGFLYCVSSLGVTGERSGLNEDVGAFLEIAKKHSRVPVAVGFGVSSPDQVKMLNRHCDGVIIGSKIVKMIKERSAALQNPELKEEALASFREDIKQLLGRK